In the Colwellia sp. 20A7 genome, one interval contains:
- a CDS encoding 3-hydroxyacyl-CoA dehydrogenase NAD-binding domain-containing protein, whose protein sequence is MSVFNYNKDADGIVTVTMDMTGPVNAMNDEYNLAMTETIDRLEAEEGLTGVVLASAKKTFFAGGDLKALLTVQKGDEEAFFDGNMALKNRLRRLEQLPVPVVSAINGAALGGGFEICLATNYRIAYNHKSVQIGLPEVGLGLLPGGGGVVRMVSMLGLETALPYLMEGKKVTPEKALKAGMINEVVNTLDELVPRAKAYILEQKGNEDATTQPWDKKGFKIPGGNAGSPKLAQIMMGAPAMLAKTTRGLLPAPEQILNAATEAARLHFDAAMRVEGRGLTYLVTTPEAKNLITTFFFQMNKLNGGASRPKDVEKQLTKKVGILGAGMMGQGIAYVSAMAGIEVILKDISVEAAEKGKAYSVKLLDKAIGRGRMTEEKKAQILGLIKPTAENEDLKGCDLIIEAVFENIELKNKITKATEPYLSEGTVWGSNTSTLPITQLAEASSTPKDFIGVHFFSPVDKMPLVEIICGEETSDEALAKAYDYARQIKKTPIVVNDSLGFFTSRTFGTYFDEGVRAVVEGANPVRVDNLGKAIGMPVGPLTVHDETSLELSRKAAKTWADMGVSNAFGEQAALTEMIEFMVIENGRGGRHHGGGYYDYNADKTKTIWPGLVEKYYNENYDISDQDIKDRLLFRSVIETLKCLETNVLRTVADGNIGSIMGIGAPVWTGGYLQFVNTYGLEKFQTRCGELAAKYGERFNCPAIVGEKIASGETFQ, encoded by the coding sequence ATGAGTGTATTTAACTATAATAAAGATGCCGATGGCATTGTAACCGTTACTATGGATATGACTGGTCCAGTCAATGCCATGAACGATGAATATAATTTAGCAATGACTGAGACTATTGACCGTCTTGAAGCGGAAGAAGGACTAACGGGTGTTGTTTTAGCTTCTGCTAAGAAAACCTTTTTCGCCGGTGGTGATTTAAAAGCCCTTTTAACAGTACAAAAAGGCGATGAAGAAGCATTCTTCGACGGTAATATGGCGCTTAAAAATCGTTTACGTCGTTTAGAACAATTACCTGTACCTGTAGTGTCAGCAATCAATGGCGCTGCGCTAGGCGGTGGTTTTGAAATATGTTTAGCAACTAACTATCGTATCGCTTACAACCACAAATCAGTTCAAATTGGTTTACCTGAAGTCGGTTTAGGTTTATTGCCCGGCGGCGGCGGTGTTGTTCGTATGGTAAGTATGTTAGGGCTAGAAACTGCTCTTCCTTATCTAATGGAAGGTAAAAAAGTAACACCAGAGAAAGCATTAAAAGCAGGAATGATTAACGAAGTTGTTAACACCCTTGATGAATTAGTCCCACGTGCTAAAGCGTATATTCTTGAGCAAAAAGGCAATGAAGATGCGACTACGCAACCTTGGGACAAAAAAGGCTTCAAAATCCCTGGTGGCAACGCTGGCTCGCCAAAGCTAGCTCAAATAATGATGGGTGCTCCAGCAATGCTGGCAAAAACCACTCGTGGTTTACTTCCTGCACCAGAGCAAATTTTAAACGCTGCAACCGAAGCCGCTCGTTTACATTTTGATGCAGCGATGAGAGTTGAAGGCCGTGGGCTTACCTATTTGGTAACAACACCTGAAGCTAAAAACTTGATCACTACTTTCTTCTTCCAAATGAACAAGCTTAATGGTGGTGCTTCACGTCCAAAAGATGTTGAAAAGCAACTAACTAAGAAAGTAGGTATACTTGGCGCTGGCATGATGGGACAAGGCATTGCTTATGTGTCTGCTATGGCAGGCATTGAAGTTATTCTTAAAGACATTAGCGTTGAAGCAGCAGAGAAAGGTAAAGCTTACTCAGTTAAATTGCTAGACAAAGCTATCGGCCGTGGCCGCATGACTGAAGAGAAAAAAGCACAGATATTAGGGTTAATTAAACCTACAGCTGAAAATGAAGATCTAAAAGGTTGTGATCTTATTATTGAAGCTGTGTTCGAAAATATTGAACTGAAAAACAAAATAACAAAAGCGACTGAACCTTATTTATCTGAAGGCACAGTATGGGGTTCTAATACTTCTACGTTACCAATTACTCAGTTAGCAGAAGCATCAAGTACACCTAAAGACTTCATTGGTGTTCACTTCTTCTCGCCTGTTGATAAAATGCCTTTAGTTGAAATCATCTGTGGTGAAGAAACCAGTGATGAAGCATTAGCTAAAGCGTATGATTACGCACGTCAAATCAAGAAAACACCGATTGTTGTTAACGATTCTTTAGGCTTCTTTACTTCGCGTACTTTTGGTACTTACTTTGATGAAGGCGTTCGCGCTGTTGTTGAAGGTGCCAACCCAGTACGTGTTGATAACTTAGGTAAAGCGATTGGTATGCCTGTTGGACCATTAACAGTACACGATGAAACTAGCTTAGAGCTTAGCCGAAAAGCTGCAAAAACATGGGCTGATATGGGCGTGAGTAACGCATTTGGTGAGCAAGCTGCCCTAACTGAAATGATAGAGTTTATGGTTATCGAAAACGGCCGCGGTGGTCGTCATCACGGTGGCGGTTACTATGACTATAATGCTGATAAAACCAAAACAATCTGGCCTGGTTTAGTTGAAAAATACTATAACGAAAACTATGATATTTCAGATCAAGATATTAAAGACCGTTTGTTGTTCCGTAGCGTTATTGAAACACTTAAGTGTCTTGAAACTAACGTTTTGCGCACCGTAGCTGATGGTAATATCGGCTCTATTATGGGTATTGGCGCACCAGTATGGACTGGCGGTTATTTACAGTTCGTAAACACTTACGGCTTAGAAAAATTCCAAACCCGTTGTGGTGAATTGGCCGCAAAATACGGTGAACGTTTTAATTGTCCAGCTATCGTTGGCGAGAAAATTGCCTCTGGCGAAACATTCCAATAA
- a CDS encoding acetyl-CoA C-acetyltransferase, whose product MTHHAYIYDAIRTPRSKGKIDGSLYEVKPIDLGAGLLKALQARHDLDTSYVDDVVMGCVSPVGEQGSDVAKMIVQNAGWDESVPAVQLDRYCASGLEAVNIAAQKIASGWEDLVVAGGIESMSRVPMGSSGGAMVGDPEFQLDQGFVPQGIGADTIASLDGYSREEVDAFALESQRRAAFARDNGYFDKSVVPVKDRNGIIILAKDDFIKPHSTMEGLGNLKPSFQKMGPFGFNDIMLKKYNTLEKITHVHTPGNSSGIVDGSSAVLIGSEKAGKDLGLTPRGRVVATAVLSTCPTIMLAGPGPSAKKALAKAGLKVSDIDLWEINEAFASVAMRYMKDLDISHEITNVNGGSIAMGHPLGATGGMLVGIMLDELERRGLRRAMLSLCVGGGMGISTIIEVV is encoded by the coding sequence ATGACTCATCACGCTTATATTTACGACGCAATACGTACTCCCCGAAGCAAAGGAAAAATAGACGGAAGTCTATACGAAGTTAAACCAATAGATCTAGGTGCAGGCCTGCTAAAAGCGCTACAAGCTCGCCATGATTTAGATACCTCTTATGTTGATGACGTCGTTATGGGTTGTGTAAGCCCAGTAGGTGAGCAAGGCTCAGATGTTGCCAAAATGATTGTACAAAATGCTGGTTGGGATGAATCAGTACCAGCAGTTCAACTAGATCGCTACTGTGCATCAGGACTAGAAGCCGTTAACATTGCAGCCCAAAAAATTGCTTCAGGCTGGGAAGATTTAGTTGTTGCCGGTGGTATTGAGTCTATGTCTCGTGTACCTATGGGTTCATCTGGCGGTGCAATGGTAGGCGACCCTGAATTTCAACTAGACCAAGGCTTTGTTCCACAAGGTATTGGCGCAGATACTATCGCTAGCCTTGATGGTTATAGCCGCGAAGAGGTTGATGCGTTTGCCCTCGAGTCACAACGTCGTGCAGCTTTTGCTCGCGACAATGGCTACTTTGACAAATCAGTTGTCCCAGTAAAAGATAGAAATGGCATAATCATTTTAGCAAAAGATGATTTCATCAAACCTCACAGCACTATGGAAGGCCTAGGCAACTTAAAACCTTCTTTCCAAAAAATGGGGCCTTTTGGTTTCAATGACATCATGCTTAAAAAGTACAACACACTAGAAAAGATTACTCATGTTCATACACCAGGTAACTCTTCAGGTATTGTTGATGGCTCATCTGCTGTATTAATCGGCAGCGAAAAAGCCGGTAAAGATTTAGGACTTACACCTCGTGGTCGCGTTGTAGCTACCGCTGTATTGTCAACTTGTCCAACAATTATGTTAGCAGGCCCTGGCCCTTCAGCTAAAAAAGCACTAGCTAAAGCGGGTCTTAAAGTATCTGATATTGATTTGTGGGAAATCAACGAAGCTTTTGCTTCTGTTGCAATGCGCTACATGAAAGATTTAGATATCAGCCACGAAATCACTAATGTTAACGGTGGTTCAATTGCTATGGGTCACCCCCTTGGTGCTACTGGCGGTATGTTAGTAGGTATTATGCTAGACGAACTAGAACGTCGCGGTCTTAGACGAGCAATGCTTTCGCTCTGTGTTGGTGGCGGCATGGGTATTTCCACTATTATCGAAGTTGTATAA
- a CDS encoding AraC family transcriptional regulator, with the protein MKEITISPVFIKGLLEGSIIKGYSQDEILQAQGLSSRILTNPKLRVSAKTFSELSYAVTQLLRDEAYGLLAKPMPLGTFNLLARACLSGDTIKDCLNVWRDSNNLLNNSLVAYTYFSDNGGCLVIKDTKHVGVQSNFIIESILTSAHRLHCWLANEYLPIEKIDLTCSEPEFSEEYRFVFYGALVRFNQKQNAIYFSRQTLELCCHRDKTDLNKLLKRPYLSLLRQPKQSKSTYIRIRIWMENLFREGNSNPLLDQAAEHMNLTEQTLRRYLHKEGYSFQQLKDDTRRDMAMFFIDRKEQSIEDIAFRLGFSEASTFIRAFKKWTGLTPLAYRKLT; encoded by the coding sequence ATGAAAGAGATCACAATCTCACCTGTGTTTATAAAAGGCTTGCTAGAAGGCTCTATTATTAAAGGGTATAGCCAAGATGAAATACTTCAGGCACAGGGCCTTTCAAGTAGAATTTTAACTAACCCGAAGTTGAGAGTATCGGCAAAAACTTTCTCAGAACTCAGTTATGCAGTTACACAGCTTTTACGAGATGAGGCCTATGGATTGCTAGCCAAACCCATGCCTTTGGGAACGTTTAATTTATTAGCTCGGGCCTGTCTTAGTGGTGACACTATCAAAGATTGTTTAAATGTTTGGCGGGATAGTAATAACCTGCTTAACAATAGCCTGGTTGCTTATACTTATTTTTCAGATAATGGTGGGTGTTTAGTCATCAAAGATACTAAGCATGTAGGTGTGCAAAGCAACTTTATTATTGAGTCGATACTCACTAGTGCACATCGTTTGCATTGCTGGTTAGCGAACGAGTACCTTCCTATTGAAAAGATTGATCTAACTTGTTCGGAGCCTGAATTTAGTGAAGAATACCGTTTTGTTTTCTATGGTGCACTTGTTCGCTTTAATCAAAAGCAAAACGCTATCTACTTTAGTCGACAAACTCTAGAACTTTGCTGTCACAGAGATAAGACAGATTTAAACAAATTACTTAAGCGACCTTATCTTTCTTTGTTGCGTCAGCCGAAACAAAGTAAATCCACCTACATCCGAATTAGAATATGGATGGAAAATTTGTTTCGTGAAGGTAATAGTAATCCGCTACTCGATCAGGCCGCTGAGCATATGAATTTAACTGAGCAAACATTGCGTCGGTATTTGCATAAAGAGGGCTATAGCTTTCAACAATTGAAGGATGATACTCGCCGGGATATGGCTATGTTTTTTATTGATCGAAAAGAACAAAGTATTGAAGATATTGCTTTTCGTTTAGGATTTTCTGAAGCCAGTACTTTTATTAGGGCCTTTAAAAAATGGACAGGATTAACCCCTTTGGCTTATAGAAAACTAACCTAA
- a CDS encoding enoyl-CoA hydratase/isomerase family protein, with translation MNLFQPKPPPYEYIKVETKQNVDWLTLNRPESLNAMNPEMMLELQHYFESLLYHQEIRIIVLKAEGRAFCAGYDLSKEHAVSLASGPEGIRVQQRVSRIVKLMRDCPQPIISIVQGAACGGGFALALASNIRLVTPNVKMNAAFIKIGLSGCDVGVSYMLPRLVGASIASELLLTGDFLHADRAKEIGLVSRIGAIETLHIEANNFIEKMLNTSPMGLRLTKSGLNANIDANSMDSAIALEDRQQILCSMSEDHKEGIDAFINKRPPNFKDQ, from the coding sequence ATGAATCTATTCCAACCTAAACCACCTCCGTACGAGTATATAAAAGTAGAAACAAAACAAAATGTTGATTGGCTAACATTAAACCGTCCCGAATCACTTAACGCAATGAACCCAGAAATGATGCTTGAACTGCAGCATTACTTCGAGAGCCTGCTATATCATCAAGAGATCCGTATTATTGTGCTAAAGGCAGAAGGAAGAGCATTTTGTGCAGGCTACGACTTGTCAAAAGAGCATGCGGTATCACTAGCTTCAGGCCCTGAAGGAATCCGAGTTCAACAACGTGTATCACGCATTGTAAAACTCATGCGTGATTGTCCTCAGCCTATTATATCCATAGTTCAGGGTGCCGCTTGTGGCGGTGGTTTTGCGCTTGCGCTTGCCTCCAACATCAGACTAGTAACACCTAACGTAAAAATGAATGCAGCTTTTATTAAAATTGGCCTTTCAGGTTGTGACGTGGGAGTTAGCTATATGCTGCCCAGGCTTGTAGGTGCATCTATCGCTTCTGAGCTGCTCCTAACAGGAGACTTTCTTCATGCCGATAGAGCGAAAGAGATAGGTTTGGTTTCGAGGATTGGTGCGATTGAAACACTTCACATTGAAGCGAATAATTTCATTGAAAAAATGCTGAATACATCCCCTATGGGGTTAAGACTTACCAAATCAGGACTCAATGCTAACATTGATGCCAACAGCATGGACTCTGCTATAGCCCTTGAGGACAGGCAGCAAATACTCTGTTCTATGAGCGAAGACCACAAAGAAGGCATTGATGCGTTTATTAATAAACGTCCACCGAACTTCAAAGATCAATAA
- a CDS encoding nitroreductase translates to MRLFSAFCDKTIDFENHYVTHSGIENKQTKKQTGNIMINLEDFNELVMARRSMRSFLSTPVPDIDIKRILETAQYAPSNCNTQPWKVCVVSGKKSTEIQQALLESIGVGEFQLDYPFDDSLYKGAHKERQVGAAKAYMQAADVAREDTEGRNGFMKRNLSFYNAPHAAFIFMPDWCGVREASDVGMYAQNLLLAMRAHNVGSCPQTILGFNADAVRKVLDIPDNMKLLFGVSFGYFDAEHPLNTVRTERANIKDSVSFYS, encoded by the coding sequence TTGCGTCTCTTTAGTGCTTTTTGTGATAAAACTATCGATTTTGAAAATCATTACGTTACACATAGCGGTATAGAAAACAAACAAACAAAGAAACAAACGGGTAATATTATGATAAATCTTGAAGATTTTAATGAGTTAGTAATGGCGCGTCGGTCTATGCGCTCATTTCTGAGCACCCCGGTGCCAGATATAGATATTAAACGTATTTTAGAAACAGCGCAGTATGCGCCATCTAATTGTAATACCCAACCATGGAAGGTTTGCGTGGTGTCTGGTAAAAAGAGTACTGAAATTCAGCAAGCGTTGCTTGAATCTATAGGGGTAGGAGAATTCCAGCTTGATTACCCTTTTGATGATAGCCTTTATAAAGGGGCACACAAAGAGCGCCAAGTAGGCGCTGCTAAGGCTTATATGCAAGCCGCGGATGTTGCGCGTGAAGATACCGAAGGCCGTAATGGCTTTATGAAACGTAACCTTAGTTTTTACAATGCACCTCATGCAGCATTTATTTTTATGCCTGACTGGTGCGGCGTGCGAGAGGCTTCTGACGTAGGTATGTATGCACAGAATTTATTATTGGCTATGCGCGCTCACAATGTTGGCAGTTGTCCGCAAACTATATTAGGTTTTAATGCAGATGCGGTGCGTAAAGTACTGGATATACCAGATAATATGAAATTATTGTTTGGTGTATCGTTTGGTTATTTTGATGCTGAGCATCCATTAAATACCGTACGCACTGAACGCGCAAATATTAAAGACAGTGTAAGTTTTTATTCTTAA
- a CDS encoding class I adenylate-forming enzyme family protein has product MNITNKTKPWQFIYDEAGIEEKTPQIMPFSVHVSQHAIDRPNSPALGYLNQKISFAELDAQANQLANGLVAMGISQGDVIGIQMPNIPQYVVALVAAAKMGAIVSNVSPLLAPPELVYQVKDANISTLIILDAFVPITQAVSKQLEGTLRNVIVTGALDTIKTPEDLKAPAIEGIQAYHYTSIMVDENTHFEQVSVSPDDVAILQYTGGTTGKPKGAMLTHRGLAWVNTNSYLYVDMVAGEDISMSPFPLFHIAGASGIMATLQFGSMNVMIPDPRDMDYFVAQLIANPPTLFSAVPTLYQMLLAHPKSKDLDFSKLKGAVSGAAPLTGSDRKKVEELIGEQKLADFFGMTETSPTYVANPPKRCKPTTVGIPLPGVDVKIVDLETGTKELPFGEEGEIVVNTPGLMQGYLNLPEETEKALRLIHGKQYMYTGDVGFMDSEGYITVCDRAKDMLIVGGYKVFSIEVEDKLTDLDCVEAVAVVGTADEKRPGNDIVNLFVQLKSAYVDKDKSVLEAEIIAFCRANMSPYKVPKRLFFVDQLSVTAVGKLDKKVMREMACS; this is encoded by the coding sequence ATGAATATTACTAACAAGACCAAACCTTGGCAGTTTATCTATGACGAAGCAGGCATAGAGGAAAAAACTCCTCAGATAATGCCTTTTTCAGTTCATGTCAGTCAACACGCTATTGATCGCCCAAATAGTCCTGCTCTTGGCTATTTAAACCAAAAAATAAGTTTTGCTGAACTTGACGCTCAGGCAAATCAGCTTGCCAATGGATTAGTCGCAATGGGTATATCTCAAGGTGATGTGATTGGTATTCAAATGCCTAACATCCCTCAGTATGTTGTAGCGTTGGTGGCTGCTGCAAAAATGGGTGCCATTGTTTCTAATGTATCCCCTTTATTGGCACCTCCAGAGTTAGTTTATCAAGTTAAAGATGCCAATATTAGTACTTTGATTATCCTAGACGCATTCGTTCCCATTACACAAGCGGTATCGAAACAGCTGGAAGGTACGCTCCGTAATGTTATTGTTACCGGCGCTTTAGACACGATTAAAACACCAGAAGATTTGAAGGCTCCAGCCATCGAGGGTATTCAGGCTTACCATTATACTAGTATAATGGTTGACGAAAACACTCACTTCGAACAAGTTTCTGTTTCACCTGATGACGTTGCAATTTTACAATACACAGGAGGAACAACAGGTAAGCCCAAAGGCGCTATGCTAACACACAGAGGCTTGGCGTGGGTGAATACAAACTCCTACCTCTATGTAGATATGGTGGCAGGGGAGGATATATCTATGTCGCCATTCCCACTGTTTCATATTGCGGGTGCCTCTGGCATTATGGCAACACTTCAGTTTGGGAGTATGAACGTGATGATCCCGGATCCTCGCGATATGGATTATTTTGTTGCTCAGCTTATCGCTAACCCCCCGACACTTTTCTCGGCAGTCCCTACTCTTTATCAAATGTTGCTGGCCCACCCGAAATCCAAAGACTTAGATTTTTCTAAATTGAAGGGCGCTGTTTCAGGCGCTGCCCCGTTGACGGGAAGTGATCGAAAGAAAGTAGAAGAATTAATAGGCGAGCAGAAGCTAGCTGATTTTTTTGGAATGACGGAAACGTCGCCGACTTATGTAGCTAATCCCCCTAAGCGCTGTAAACCTACAACAGTTGGTATTCCTTTGCCGGGTGTTGATGTGAAAATTGTCGACTTAGAAACAGGTACTAAAGAATTACCGTTCGGCGAGGAAGGCGAAATTGTTGTAAATACCCCAGGGTTGATGCAAGGGTATCTCAATTTACCAGAGGAAACCGAAAAAGCATTGCGCCTCATACATGGTAAGCAATATATGTATACGGGAGATGTTGGATTCATGGATTCTGAAGGTTATATCACGGTGTGTGATAGAGCCAAAGACATGTTGATTGTTGGTGGTTATAAAGTCTTTTCTATAGAGGTTGAAGACAAACTGACTGATCTTGATTGTGTAGAAGCCGTTGCAGTGGTGGGCACGGCTGATGAAAAACGCCCTGGAAATGATATCGTTAACCTGTTTGTGCAACTTAAATCTGCTTATGTGGATAAAGATAAGTCGGTTTTAGAGGCTGAAATTATTGCCTTTTGTCGCGCCAACATGTCGCCTTATAAAGTGCCAAAAAGACTGTTTTTTGTTGACCAGCTTTCAGTTACCGCAGTAGGGAAGCTAGACAAGAAAGTGATGCGCGAGATGGCGTGCTCATAG
- a CDS encoding SDR family oxidoreductase has translation MNNEINALFSLSGKTALVTGGARGLGEMMAKGLLQAGAKVYITSRKLADCDAKVEALSIYGDCKGIVADVATMEGIEKLIASFGEQEQSLDILVNNSGKTWGAPLLNFPEKAWDEVMAINVKSPFYIIQKLLGHLQAASSAEQPAHVINIGSIAALTKDSMSAFPYGASKAALHHLTGVLAKELSSKHINVNAIAPGSFPSKMTAGITKTDDAMQSLLDTIPMGRMGEPDDIAQLLIYLCSSRYMTGHVAVLDGGASL, from the coding sequence ATGAATAATGAAATTAATGCACTTTTTTCTCTTAGTGGTAAAACAGCACTGGTAACTGGCGGCGCAAGAGGCTTGGGTGAAATGATGGCTAAGGGCCTGCTTCAAGCGGGTGCGAAGGTTTATATTACCTCTCGTAAGCTAGCTGATTGCGATGCTAAAGTTGAAGCGCTTTCTATTTATGGTGATTGCAAAGGTATTGTCGCTGATGTGGCGACTATGGAAGGTATTGAAAAGTTAATAGCGAGCTTTGGTGAGCAAGAACAGTCGCTAGATATATTAGTGAATAACTCCGGGAAAACGTGGGGCGCACCACTCCTTAATTTCCCCGAAAAAGCTTGGGATGAGGTTATGGCTATCAATGTCAAATCTCCTTTTTATATTATTCAAAAGCTACTCGGACATCTGCAAGCGGCATCTTCAGCAGAACAACCTGCACATGTTATTAACATTGGCTCTATTGCCGCGCTAACTAAAGACAGCATGAGTGCTTTCCCTTATGGAGCATCTAAGGCGGCTTTACATCATCTTACAGGGGTGTTGGCTAAAGAATTATCAAGTAAACACATCAATGTTAATGCCATAGCACCGGGCTCATTCCCTAGTAAGATGACAGCGGGTATCACTAAAACAGATGATGCTATGCAGTCGTTACTCGATACTATCCCTATGGGTCGTATGGGCGAACCTGACGATATTGCGCAGCTACTTATTTATTTGTGTTCTAGCCGATATATGACAGGGCATGTAGCCGTGTTAGATGGTGGGGCTAGTTTGTAA
- a CDS encoding crotonase/enoyl-CoA hydratase family protein yields MSSRVLVNIKENGIAVVTLNRSEKMNAIDQDMFKAITAAGESLKNNRAVKAVVIHGEGAGFCAGLDLSNFSEDAPEVLALGSDEIGKAPNMYQQVAWVWKEVPVPVIAAVHGVCFGGGLQIALGADMRYVHQNTKLSIMESKWGLIPDMAGTQILRDLCRVDVAKELTFTGRVFNGEQAVQYGIATEVANDPFAKAMAVAESIVALSPDAMVYAKQLFEEGWQCSREEGLLMEETLNAKLMGSENQMEAIRSGMSKSKGNYKPRMQDTFYKGEMLK; encoded by the coding sequence ATGTCTAGTAGAGTGTTAGTAAACATCAAAGAAAACGGTATTGCTGTTGTTACCTTGAATCGTTCTGAAAAAATGAATGCTATAGACCAAGACATGTTCAAGGCTATTACCGCCGCAGGTGAGTCACTAAAGAACAATCGTGCGGTAAAAGCTGTGGTGATTCACGGAGAGGGGGCAGGGTTCTGTGCAGGTCTTGATTTGAGTAATTTTTCCGAAGATGCTCCTGAAGTATTGGCGTTGGGGTCAGATGAAATAGGCAAGGCTCCTAACATGTATCAACAAGTGGCGTGGGTTTGGAAAGAAGTCCCTGTGCCGGTTATTGCAGCCGTTCACGGTGTGTGCTTTGGAGGTGGATTGCAAATAGCGCTGGGAGCCGATATGCGTTACGTACATCAAAATACTAAATTATCGATTATGGAAAGTAAGTGGGGTTTGATCCCCGACATGGCAGGAACACAGATTCTGCGGGATTTATGTCGTGTTGATGTAGCTAAAGAATTGACGTTTACAGGTCGAGTGTTTAATGGAGAACAAGCGGTGCAATATGGTATTGCTACTGAAGTTGCTAATGACCCGTTTGCCAAGGCAATGGCAGTGGCTGAAAGCATTGTTGCTTTAAGCCCCGATGCTATGGTGTATGCCAAGCAGTTATTTGAAGAAGGCTGGCAGTGTAGTCGTGAAGAAGGTTTACTTATGGAAGAAACGCTTAATGCTAAACTTATGGGTAGTGAGAACCAGATGGAGGCGATCCGTTCTGGTATGAGCAAATCCAAAGGTAACTATAAACCACGAATGCAAGATACTTTTTACAAAGGTGAAATGCTTAAATAA
- a CDS encoding PaaI family thioesterase codes for MKSKEHVIEQINKQSPKFIGLLGGKLVDFDTERHACTFEFNISKDYCHSIDVVQGGFVTAMLDAAIGYAVWVNDSEITNVLAIEIKTSYLEPTRAGKLRVEGWVVKKGYKIVFLEGHIYNEDNVLSATVSSVCKVSRKAK; via the coding sequence ATGAAAAGCAAAGAACACGTTATTGAACAGATAAATAAACAGAGTCCAAAATTTATCGGTTTACTCGGTGGAAAATTGGTTGATTTCGACACAGAAAGACATGCTTGTACGTTTGAATTCAATATTAGCAAAGATTACTGCCATTCTATAGATGTAGTACAAGGAGGCTTTGTTACGGCCATGCTCGATGCTGCTATAGGATATGCTGTATGGGTAAACGACTCAGAAATCACTAATGTTTTAGCGATAGAAATAAAAACCAGTTATCTGGAACCAACTCGTGCTGGAAAATTACGTGTTGAAGGCTGGGTGGTAAAAAAAGGCTATAAAATAGTCTTTTTGGAAGGCCATATTTACAATGAAGACAATGTGTTGAGCGCAACAGTAAGTTCGGTATGCAAAGTTTCACGAAAAGCTAAATAA
- a CDS encoding PaaI family thioesterase produces MKSKEQIIEKSNRHAAKYTCFLGGKLVDIDTKKNACTYEYNISKDYCHSIDVVQGGFITAMLDTAMSQPLIVAHPDMTHMSSLEIKTNYLEPTRAGKLRVEGCVIKNNYPIIFMEGRIYNEDNVLTATASSVGKIKISTKQ; encoded by the coding sequence ATGAAAAGTAAAGAACAAATAATTGAAAAATCTAATCGGCATGCTGCCAAGTACACCTGTTTTCTCGGTGGGAAGTTAGTTGATATAGATACTAAAAAAAACGCTTGTACATATGAATACAATATTAGTAAAGACTATTGTCATTCTATAGACGTTGTACAGGGAGGCTTTATTACTGCCATGTTAGATACTGCTATGAGTCAACCTTTGATAGTGGCACATCCTGATATGACCCACATGTCATCGCTAGAAATAAAAACTAATTACCTAGAGCCAACCCGTGCTGGAAAATTACGTGTTGAAGGCTGTGTGATAAAAAACAATTATCCAATAATCTTTATGGAAGGTCGTATTTACAACGAAGATAATGTACTGACAGCAACAGCGAGCTCGGTAGGTAAAATAAAAATATCAACTAAGCAATAA
- a CDS encoding PaaI family thioesterase, producing MKNKEQIIEKINRQLPTFVGLLGGKLVDIDTEKKSCTFEFNISKDYCHSVDVVQGGFVTAMLDTVMSHAVLLQDQNLTGISSLEIKTSYLEPTRAGKLRVEAWAVKTGYKVAFMEGHIYNEDNVLTATTSSVGKLSRAAK from the coding sequence ATGAAAAATAAAGAACAAATAATTGAAAAGATAAATCGACAGCTGCCAACGTTCGTCGGTTTACTCGGTGGAAAATTAGTTGACATAGATACTGAAAAAAAATCTTGTACATTTGAATTCAATATTAGCAAAGACTATTGTCATTCCGTTGATGTTGTACAAGGTGGATTTGTTACTGCCATGCTAGATACTGTTATGAGTCATGCTGTGTTGTTACAAGATCAAAATCTTACAGGTATTTCATCCCTTGAAATAAAAACCAGTTATCTGGAGCCAACCCGTGCTGGAAAATTACGTGTTGAAGCTTGGGCGGTAAAAACAGGTTATAAAGTAGCCTTTATGGAAGGCCATATTTACAACGAAGATAATGTATTGACAGCAACAACGAGTTCGGTAGGTAAATTATCAAGAGCCGCTAAGTAA